GCTTCACTTAACGACTCAAATACTTCGCGAATCACGGGTGACATAGCACAAAGCTCGTGTTCCAGCGGTTTAAAGAAGGCCATCACGCAAGCACAATAAATATCGGCTGCCGACAACTGTTCACCGACCAGGAAGCGACTGCCCACTTGACTCTGCTGCAACAACTGTTGGCTTAACTGCTGCAACTGAACACACACCTGCGACACATAGTGACTACTGTGCGACTCATCGTAACCGTATTTTTTGCCCAGGTACTTGGCAATAAACTCGGGATAGCCGCCCTGCTGTTGTTTAAGGCCTTTATCGATACACACCAGGCGACGATTCCAGGCCAAACCGTTTTTATCCATCAGGGAGCCACACAGCGCCATCACTTGTTGCTTTTTTTGTAAATTCTGCGGCAATAATTCAGCACCCTCTCCCTGAGAGTGAACAAACGTCAGAATATCCTGCCAGTGGTGAACAGGCGGCTGATTGTCGACCATTAATACCGGTGCACTGCGCTTGCCGGTCCACTGCTTCATCGCATCGTTACGCTGATCGAGGTACAACGCCTGCCATGAAATGCCACGCAGATGGAAGAATCCTTTAACCGCCTCACTCCACGGGCTGGGAATGCCCTGCGGCACCACCATACGTAGTCCACTTGCGCTGATTGCCTGCTCCAGGCTGATAGTTTCAAATGACATTAGAGTTCCTTAACTGATCTGTAATCGTCTGCGTAATTAAGGGGTATATTTCACTTGTTATGCGTGTAGCACAAACGATAATATCTTGATCATAAGTTAGATTTTCTAATTCAACCAAAGCTAATCCTATGAACCAGCCTGTCTTCCCCAGTCCGCCGATTCAGTATTTACCCGCCTTTGTTGCTGCCGCCGAACATAACAGCTTTAAGCTGGCGGCAGAGCAGCTGAACATCACACCGTCAGCGGTCAGCCAACAGATTAAAAGTCTGGAAACCCGCATCGGTTTAACCCTGTTCAGTCGTCAAGGTAAAGAATTAAAGCTGACTCAGGCCGGAGAACGTTTTTATCAGTTTGCTGCAACCACCCTGACGCATTACCAAAAGGGCTGGCGAGGCTTCGCGGATTTGTACATCGCCAAACACATTCGCATCAGCATGACGGATTATGTCGCCAACCGGATTGTGATTCCGCGCCTGGCGAAGTTTGTTGAGCAGACCGGTATTCAGCTGGATATTCACACCAGCTCGGGCTATCAGGATTTACAAGCAACCACACTGGATGCGGCTATTCGCTTTGGCACGCCACCCTGGCCTGACCATCAGGCCCGATTGCTGTCTGAAGTCGATATTGCGGCGGTTGGCTCGCCTAGCTATCTGCAGCAGCACCCAATAAATAGCCGACTGTGTTGGCAAAAACAAACGCTAATTCACGCCCGACGCAGCATCAATGACTGGCAACGGGTGGAACAAGCGCTCGGTTATCCGCTAAATGCGAGGCAGAATTTGTGGTTCGATAGTTATGAAAGTGCGATACAAGCCAGTAAAAATGGTCTGGGATTAATGCTGGCAAGCTTTCCGATTTCTGAAATGGATATTCGCAGTGGCGAGCTACAAACGCTGAGAGACAAACGTTTTGCATCAGAAGAAAAATTTTATCTGATCACTAAGCCTAACGACCAGAAAGAAAAACGATACCAGCAATTGTATAACTGGCTAAAGCAGGTTTTTTCGGAGCTTTAAAGCACTCCGCAGGCGAACGTTAATGCGATAAGCAGATTCAGGAACATCAGGTAATCACCGGATAGGCTAGTTCACCCCAATCATGATCCGATGATTCCAGCATAATATCGATAATAATAGGCATCAGGGTCATCAGCAGTCGCGCACCATCTTCAACCTGCTCACGGTTAATTTGGCTCTGATAGGTCGCTCCGCCCCCGACAACCTGGTTGTGCAATACCTGCAGTCGGTCTAACACAATACCGAGTAGTTCCGGAATCTTTTTACGGCTGAGGTAATTCAGCGCATCGACAGAAGAACGATCAAATTTGGCGTTCCAGTCTTCGTTATTCTCGCGCAAAGATTGCCAAAACGGTGCGAACACGTACGGATTTT
The Saccharospirillaceae bacterium genome window above contains:
- a CDS encoding LysR substrate-binding domain-containing protein yields the protein MNQPVFPSPPIQYLPAFVAAAEHNSFKLAAEQLNITPSAVSQQIKSLETRIGLTLFSRQGKELKLTQAGERFYQFAATTLTHYQKGWRGFADLYIAKHIRISMTDYVANRIVIPRLAKFVEQTGIQLDIHTSSGYQDLQATTLDAAIRFGTPPWPDHQARLLSEVDIAAVGSPSYLQQHPINSRLCWQKQTLIHARRSINDWQRVEQALGYPLNARQNLWFDSYESAIQASKNGLGLMLASFPISEMDIRSGELQTLRDKRFASEEKFYLITKPNDQKEKRYQQLYNWLKQVFSEL